From the genome of Streptomyces sp. V1I1, one region includes:
- the rplL gene encoding 50S ribosomal protein L7/L12, which produces MAKLSQDDLLAQFEEMTLIELSEFVKAFEEKFDVTAAAPAAVAVPGAPGAPVEAEAEQDEFDVILTGAGEKKIQVIKVVRELTSLGLKEAKDLVDGTPKPVLEKVAKEAAEKAAESLKAAGASVEVK; this is translated from the coding sequence ATGGCGAAGCTCAGCCAGGACGACCTGCTTGCGCAGTTCGAGGAGATGACCCTCATCGAGCTCTCCGAGTTCGTGAAGGCCTTCGAGGAGAAGTTCGACGTCACCGCCGCCGCTCCGGCCGCCGTCGCCGTCCCCGGTGCCCCGGGTGCCCCGGTCGAGGCCGAGGCCGAGCAGGACGAGTTCGACGTCATCCTCACCGGCGCCGGCGAGAAGAAGATCCAGGTCATCAAGGTCGTGCGCGAGCTGACCTCCCTGGGTCTGAAGGAGGCCAAGGACCTCGTCGACGGCACCCCGAAGCCGGTCCTCGAGAAGGTCGCCAAGGAGGCCGCTGAGAAGGCTGCCGAGTCCCTCAAGGCCGCTGGCGCGTCCGTCGAGGTCAAGTGA
- the rplJ gene encoding 50S ribosomal protein L10 has translation MARPDKAAAVAELADQFRSSNAAVLTEYRGLTVAQLKELRRSLGENAQYAVVKNTLTKIAANEAGINALDDLFAGPTAVAFVTGDPVESAKGLRDFAKDNPNLIIKGGVLDGKALTADEIKKLADLESREVLLAKLAGAMKGKQSQAAALFQALPSKFVRTAEALRAKKAEQGGAE, from the coding sequence ATGGCAAGGCCCGACAAGGCTGCCGCGGTAGCCGAGCTCGCGGACCAGTTCCGCAGCTCGAACGCCGCCGTGCTGACCGAGTACCGGGGTCTCACCGTGGCTCAGCTCAAGGAGCTGCGCCGTTCGCTCGGTGAGAACGCCCAGTACGCCGTGGTGAAGAACACGCTGACCAAGATTGCGGCCAACGAGGCCGGGATCAACGCGCTCGACGACCTGTTCGCGGGTCCGACGGCGGTTGCCTTCGTCACCGGTGATCCGGTGGAGTCGGCGAAGGGTCTTCGTGACTTCGCCAAGGACAACCCCAACCTCATCATCAAGGGCGGTGTCCTTGATGGTAAGGCGCTCACCGCTGATGAGATCAAGAAGCTTGCGGACCTCGAGTCCCGCGAGGTTCTGCTCGCCAAGCTGGCGGGCGCCATGAAGGGCAAGCAGTCCCAGGCTGCCGCGCTCTTCCAGGCGCTTCCGTCGAAGTTCGTCCGCACCGCGGAGGCGCTTCGTGCCAAGAAGGCCGAGCAGGGCGGTGCCGAGTAA
- the rplA gene encoding 50S ribosomal protein L1 — protein MKRSKTLRAADAKIDRERNYAPLEAVRLAKDTAATKFDGTVEVAMRLGVDPRKADQMVRGTVNLPHGTGKTARVLVFATGDRAEAARAAGADIVGADELIDEVAKGRLDFDAVVATPDLMGKVGRLGRVLGPRGLMPNPKTGTVTPDVTKAVNDIKGGKIEFRVDKHSNLHFIIGKVSFDETKLVENYAAALEEILRLKPSAAKGRYIKKATLTTTMGPGIPLDANRTRNLLVEEDPAAA, from the coding sequence GTGAAGCGCAGCAAGACTCTCCGCGCTGCGGACGCCAAGATCGACCGGGAGCGCAACTACGCTCCGCTCGAGGCCGTCCGTCTCGCCAAGGACACCGCCGCCACCAAGTTCGACGGCACCGTCGAGGTCGCCATGCGTCTGGGTGTTGACCCGCGCAAGGCCGACCAGATGGTCCGTGGCACCGTGAACCTTCCGCACGGCACCGGTAAGACCGCCCGGGTCCTGGTCTTCGCGACCGGTGACCGTGCCGAGGCCGCGCGTGCCGCGGGCGCCGACATCGTCGGCGCCGACGAGCTCATCGACGAGGTTGCGAAGGGCCGTCTGGACTTCGACGCCGTCGTCGCCACCCCGGACCTCATGGGCAAGGTCGGCCGCCTCGGCCGCGTGCTCGGTCCGCGTGGTCTGATGCCGAACCCGAAGACCGGCACCGTCACCCCCGATGTCACCAAGGCTGTGAACGACATCAAGGGCGGCAAGATCGAGTTCCGCGTCGACAAGCACTCGAACCTGCACTTCATCATCGGCAAGGTCTCCTTCGACGAGACGAAGCTGGTCGAGAACTACGCCGCGGCGCTGGAGGAGATCCTCCGTCTGAAGCCGTCCGCCGCGAAGGGCCGCTACATCAAGAAGGCGACCCTGACGACGACGATGGGCCCCGGCATTCCGCTGGACGCCAACCGCACCCGCAACCTCCTCGTCGAGGAGGACCCGGCCGCCGCCTGA
- the rplK gene encoding 50S ribosomal protein L11, which produces MPPKKKKVTGLIKLQIQAGAANPAPPVGPALGQHGVNIMEFCKAYNAATESQRGMVVPVEITVYEDRSFTFITKTPPAAKLILKAAGVDKGSGEPHKTKVAKLTGAQVREIATVKMPDLNANDLDAASKIIAGTARSMGITVEG; this is translated from the coding sequence ATGCCTCCCAAGAAGAAGAAGGTCACGGGGCTTATCAAGCTCCAGATCCAGGCCGGCGCGGCCAACCCGGCTCCGCCGGTCGGCCCCGCGCTCGGTCAGCACGGCGTCAACATCATGGAGTTCTGCAAGGCCTACAACGCCGCGACCGAGTCGCAGCGTGGCATGGTCGTGCCGGTGGAGATCACGGTCTACGAGGACCGTTCCTTCACCTTCATCACCAAGACTCCGCCGGCCGCCAAGCTGATCCTCAAGGCCGCGGGTGTGGACAAGGGCTCCGGCGAGCCTCACAAGACCAAGGTTGCCAAGCTCACCGGCGCCCAGGTCCGCGAGATCGCCACGGTCAAGATGCCCGACCTGAACGCCAACGACCTGGACGCCGCGTCGAAGATCATCGCCGGCACCGCCCGTTCGATGGGCATCACGGTCGAGGGCTGA
- the nusG gene encoding transcription termination/antitermination protein NusG has protein sequence MSDPNLNDAVEPVEGEEAAATAEAAEAAPDTVDTDALDDDALDVIEGADEVDLAEAADAAAGEPAEQAAMHVEDEATAVAEVEEDETVAADVDDAEEAAADAEPAEPEAPADPIAALREELRGLPGEWYVIHTYAGYEKRVKANLEQRAVSLNVEDFIYQAEVPEEEIVQIKNGERKNVRQNKLPGYVLVRMDLTNESWGVVRNTPGVTGFVGNAYDPYPLTLDEIVKMLAPEAEEKAAREAAEAEGKPAPSRKVEVQVLDFEVGDSVTVTDGPFATLQATINEINADSKKVKGLVEIFGRETPVELSFDQIQKN, from the coding sequence GTGTCTGACCCGAACCTGAACGACGCCGTCGAGCCCGTGGAGGGCGAAGAGGCTGCGGCGACGGCCGAGGCGGCCGAGGCTGCGCCGGACACGGTCGACACCGACGCGCTTGACGACGACGCGCTCGACGTCATCGAAGGGGCCGACGAGGTCGACCTCGCCGAGGCCGCTGACGCCGCCGCGGGCGAGCCGGCCGAGCAGGCCGCGATGCACGTCGAGGACGAGGCCACCGCCGTCGCCGAGGTGGAAGAGGACGAGACCGTCGCGGCCGATGTCGACGATGCCGAAGAGGCCGCCGCCGACGCCGAACCGGCCGAGCCCGAGGCCCCGGCCGACCCGATCGCCGCCCTCCGCGAGGAGCTGCGCGGCCTGCCCGGCGAGTGGTACGTCATCCACACGTACGCCGGATACGAGAAGCGCGTGAAGGCCAACCTTGAGCAGCGCGCCGTCTCGCTGAACGTCGAGGACTTCATCTACCAGGCCGAAGTGCCCGAGGAAGAGATCGTCCAGATCAAGAACGGCGAGCGTAAGAACGTCCGCCAGAACAAGCTTCCCGGGTACGTCCTGGTCCGTATGGATCTGACGAACGAGTCCTGGGGCGTCGTCCGCAACACCCCCGGCGTCACCGGCTTCGTGGGCAACGCCTACGACCCGTACCCGCTGACCCTGGACGAGATCGTCAAGATGCTCGCCCCGGAGGCCGAGGAGAAGGCCGCGCGCGAGGCCGCCGAGGCCGAGGGCAAGCCGGCTCCGTCGCGCAAGGTCGAGGTCCAGGTGCTGGACTTCGAGGTCGGCGACTCGGTCACCGTCACCGACGGCCCGTTCGCGACGCTGCAGGCGACGATCAACGAGATCAACGCCGACTCGAAGAAGGTCAAGGGCCTCGTCGAGATCTTCGGCCGCGAGACCCCGGTCGAGCTGAGCTTCGACCAGATCCAGAAGAACTGA
- the secE gene encoding preprotein translocase subunit SecE, translated as MTDAVGSIDMPDADDEAPESKKKTRKGGKRGKKGPLGRLALFYRQIIAELRKVVWPTRSQLTTYTTVVIVFVVVMIGLVTVIDYGFQEAVKYVFG; from the coding sequence GTGACGGACGCCGTGGGCTCCATCGACATGCCTGATGCCGATGACGAGGCGCCGGAGTCGAAGAAGAAGACTCGTAAGGGCGGCAAGCGCGGAAAGAAGGGCCCTCTGGGTCGTCTCGCGCTCTTCTACCGCCAGATCATCGCCGAACTGCGCAAGGTCGTCTGGCCGACTCGCAGTCAGCTGACGACTTACACGACAGTGGTGATTGTCTTCGTAGTCGTCATGATTGGTCTTGTGACCGTGATTGACTATGGGTTCCAGGAAGCCGTCAAGTACGTCTTCGGCTGA
- a CDS encoding pyridoxal phosphate-dependent aminotransferase produces MSAATPPTERRVSARIGAISESATLAVDAKAKALKAAGRPVIGFGAGEPDFPTPDYIVEAAIEACRNPKYHRYTPAGGLPELKAAIAAKTLRDSGYEVEAAQILVTNGGKQAIYEAFAAILDPGDEVIVPAPYWTTYPESIRLAGGVPVEVVADETTGYRVSVEQLEAARTERTKVVLFVSPSNPTGAVYNRADAEAIGRWALEHGLWVLTDEIYEHLVYGDATFTSLPALVPELRDKCIVVNGVAKTYAMTGWRVGWIVGPKDVVKAATNLQSHATSNVSNVAQVAALAAVSGSLDAVAEMRTAFDRRRQTIVRMLNEIDGVLCPEPEGAFYAYPSVKALLGKEIRGKRPQTSVELAALILDEAEVAVVPGEAFGTPGYLRLSYALGDEDLVEGVSRMQKLLAEARD; encoded by the coding sequence ATGAGCGCTGCAACCCCTCCCACCGAGCGCCGGGTCTCTGCCCGCATCGGCGCGATCTCCGAGTCCGCGACCCTCGCCGTCGACGCCAAGGCAAAGGCTCTCAAGGCCGCCGGGCGTCCGGTGATCGGCTTCGGCGCGGGTGAGCCGGACTTCCCGACACCCGACTACATCGTCGAGGCCGCGATCGAGGCCTGCCGCAACCCGAAGTACCACCGCTACACCCCGGCCGGCGGGCTCCCCGAGCTCAAGGCCGCCATCGCCGCGAAGACGCTGCGCGACTCCGGCTACGAGGTCGAGGCCGCCCAGATCCTGGTCACCAACGGTGGCAAGCAGGCGATCTACGAAGCGTTCGCGGCGATCCTCGACCCGGGCGACGAGGTCATCGTCCCGGCGCCGTACTGGACGACGTATCCCGAGTCGATCCGCCTCGCAGGCGGTGTCCCGGTCGAGGTCGTGGCCGACGAGACCACCGGCTATCGGGTCTCCGTGGAACAGCTGGAGGCGGCGCGCACGGAGCGTACGAAGGTCGTGCTCTTCGTCTCGCCGTCCAACCCGACCGGCGCGGTCTACAACCGGGCCGACGCGGAGGCGATCGGACGCTGGGCCCTCGAGCACGGGCTGTGGGTCCTGACGGATGAGATCTACGAGCACCTTGTGTACGGCGACGCCACCTTCACCTCGCTGCCGGCGCTCGTGCCCGAGCTCCGCGACAAGTGCATCGTGGTCAACGGTGTGGCCAAGACCTATGCGATGACCGGTTGGCGTGTGGGGTGGATCGTCGGCCCGAAGGATGTGGTGAAGGCCGCGACCAACCTGCAGTCGCACGCCACGTCCAATGTGTCGAACGTGGCGCAGGTGGCCGCGCTCGCCGCGGTCTCCGGTTCGCTGGACGCGGTCGCCGAGATGCGCACCGCCTTCGACCGCCGCCGCCAGACGATCGTGCGGATGCTCAACGAGATCGACGGCGTGCTGTGCCCGGAGCCGGAGGGCGCGTTCTACGCGTACCCCTCGGTGAAGGCGCTGCTCGGCAAGGAGATCCGCGGCAAGCGCCCGCAGACCTCGGTGGAGCTGGCGGCGCTGATCCTGGACGAGGCCGAGGTGGCGGTCGTACCGGGCGAGGCTTTCGGCACGCCGGGCTATCTGCGGCTGTCGTACGCGCTGGGCGACGAGGACCTTGTCGAAGGTGTGTCGCGGATGCAGAAGCTGCTGGCGGAGGCCCGCGACTGA
- a CDS encoding adenosine deaminase, with the protein MEHVRDLRLLPKAHLHLHFTGSMRPTTLLELADKYGVHLPDALTSGEPPKLRATDERGWFRFQRLYDIARSCLRSPEDIQRLVREAAEEDVRDGSGWLEIQVDPTSYAPMLGGLIPALEIILDAVERAGRETGLGLRVLVAANRMKHPLDARTLARLAVRYRDRGIVGFGLSNDERRGMARDFDRAFAIARDGGLLAAPHGGELTGPASVRDCLDDLDASRIGHGVRAAEDPRLLRKLAERGVTCEVCPSSNVALGVYEKPADVPLRTLYDAGVPMALGADDPLLFGSRLAAQYELARKHHGFTDAELAELARQSVRGSAAPEDVRNKLLAGIDDWLAG; encoded by the coding sequence ATGGAGCACGTACGAGACCTCAGGCTGCTGCCGAAGGCCCATCTGCATCTGCACTTCACCGGGTCGATGCGGCCCACCACCCTGCTCGAGCTCGCCGACAAGTACGGCGTCCATCTGCCCGATGCGCTGACCAGCGGTGAACCGCCCAAACTGCGGGCGACCGACGAGCGCGGCTGGTTCCGTTTCCAGCGGCTCTACGACATCGCGCGGTCCTGTCTGCGCTCCCCCGAGGACATCCAGCGGCTGGTGCGCGAGGCGGCCGAGGAGGATGTGCGGGACGGCTCGGGCTGGCTCGAAATCCAGGTCGACCCGACCTCGTACGCCCCCATGCTGGGCGGCCTGATCCCAGCGCTGGAGATCATCCTGGACGCCGTGGAGCGTGCCGGGCGGGAGACCGGTCTCGGCCTGCGGGTGCTGGTCGCCGCGAACCGTATGAAGCACCCGCTGGACGCCCGGACGCTGGCGCGGCTCGCGGTCCGGTACCGGGACCGGGGGATCGTCGGCTTCGGCCTCTCCAACGACGAACGCCGCGGCATGGCACGGGACTTCGACCGCGCCTTCGCGATCGCCCGGGACGGCGGACTGCTGGCGGCGCCGCACGGCGGCGAGCTGACGGGACCGGCGTCCGTACGGGACTGTCTGGACGATCTGGACGCGTCCCGGATCGGGCACGGGGTGCGGGCGGCGGAGGACCCCCGGCTGCTGCGGAAGCTGGCCGAGCGTGGGGTGACGTGCGAGGTGTGCCCGTCCTCGAATGTGGCGCTGGGCGTCTACGAGAAGCCGGCGGACGTGCCACTGCGGACGCTGTACGACGCGGGGGTGCCGATGGCGCTGGGGGCGGACGACCCGCTGCTGTTCGGCTCGCGGCTGGCGGCACAGTACGAACTGGCGCGGAAGCACCACGGCTTCACGGACGCGGAACTGGCGGAGCTGGCGCGGCAGTCGGTGCGGGGCTCGGCGGCGCCGGAGGATGTCCGGAACAAGCTGCTGGCGGGGATCGACGACTGGCTGGCCGGCTAG
- a CDS encoding TetR/AcrR family transcriptional regulator, whose product MQKPARVRILDAAHELMLTIGLARATTKEIAKAAGCSEAALYKYFANKEELFVTVLKERLPKLNPLLERLVEHPGERTVEENLTEIAREAAHFYADSFPIAASLYAEPKLKQRHDAAMRELGRGPHMPIRRLDAYLRAEQAVGRIGPDADTYAAASLLLGACAQRAFAYDMTEDGKPPQPVDEFAAGLVRTLLRGIG is encoded by the coding sequence TTGCAGAAACCCGCCCGTGTCCGCATCCTCGACGCCGCACACGAGCTCATGCTTACCATCGGCCTCGCCCGCGCCACCACCAAGGAGATCGCCAAGGCAGCCGGCTGCTCGGAGGCGGCGCTCTACAAGTACTTCGCGAACAAGGAAGAGCTGTTCGTGACCGTGCTCAAGGAGCGGCTGCCCAAGCTCAACCCGCTGCTGGAGCGGCTCGTCGAGCACCCGGGGGAGCGGACCGTCGAGGAGAACCTCACCGAGATCGCTCGCGAGGCCGCGCACTTCTACGCCGACAGCTTCCCGATCGCCGCCTCGCTCTACGCCGAGCCCAAGCTCAAGCAGCGCCACGACGCGGCCATGCGTGAGCTGGGCCGGGGCCCGCACATGCCCATCCGGAGGCTCGACGCCTACCTCCGCGCCGAGCAGGCCGTCGGCCGTATCGGGCCCGACGCCGACACCTATGCGGCCGCATCCCTGCTGCTGGGCGCCTGCGCCCAGCGGGCCTTCGCGTACGACATGACCGAGGACGGAAAGCCACCGCAGCCGGTCGACGAGTTCGCCGCGGGCCTCGTCCGCACCCTGCTGCGCGGAATCGGCTAG
- a CDS encoding NAD(P)-dependent oxidoreductase, translated as MKFTVFGATGGIGQEIVRQALAAGHEVTAVVRNPARLTVKGEGLEIVTAGLDDPEALRPAVAGRDAVFSGLGPRTMKQVGIASGLTRVILRALDAEGVRRFLVVSAAPLGPVPENETFLLRYIGTPLISRILRKHYDDLRTMEAQLRNSATDWTSVRPPKLVDAPVTGVYRTAVGANLRGGSKIGRADVAHAMLAMVDDAATLKQAVGVAY; from the coding sequence ATGAAGTTCACAGTTTTCGGTGCGACCGGCGGGATCGGCCAGGAGATCGTCCGCCAGGCGCTGGCGGCGGGGCACGAGGTGACGGCGGTGGTGCGGAACCCGGCACGGCTGACGGTGAAGGGCGAGGGCCTGGAGATCGTCACGGCCGGCCTCGACGACCCGGAGGCGCTGAGGCCGGCCGTGGCGGGCCGGGACGCGGTGTTCTCGGGGCTCGGCCCGCGCACGATGAAGCAGGTGGGCATCGCGTCGGGCCTGACGCGCGTGATCCTTCGGGCGCTGGACGCGGAGGGGGTGCGCCGCTTCCTGGTGGTGAGCGCCGCGCCGCTCGGGCCCGTACCGGAGAACGAGACATTCCTCCTGCGCTACATCGGGACGCCGCTGATCTCGCGGATCCTGCGCAAGCACTACGACGACCTGCGGACGATGGAGGCGCAGCTCCGCAATAGCGCAACCGACTGGACGTCGGTGCGGCCTCCGAAGCTGGTGGATGCGCCGGTGACAGGGGTGTACCGGACGGCAGTGGGGGCGAATCTGCGGGGCGGGTCGAAGATCGGGCGGGCGGATGTGGCGCACGCGATGCTGGCGATGGTGGATGACGCGGCGACGCTGAAGCAGGCGGTGGGAGTGGCGTACTAG